The following coding sequences lie in one Alphaproteobacteria bacterium genomic window:
- a CDS encoding AAA family ATPase: MATPSGLPADKVYRRCMPDCLSFETTADLPEGDDFIGQPRAEESVGFGIAIDRPGYNMFVMGRDGSGRATLIGRFLRGEARGRPAPKDWVYVHNFAEPNRPHALALPPGQGQTLRRELEEMIEDLRAAIPAAFEGEAYRQQVARLEATMKQQQEGMLKMLAGEAEQRGLLLTRTPSGLAFLPAQDGKPMEPDAFRALPEEARAALEQAMEAMTDRMREAMRESHKTERDLREALRKLNRETVANAVSPVMADLREMFGALPAVVSHLASVERDVIENAQAVLNALTATEPGQAQVQAAAQGQPAGDQAAAAAGFLRRYAVNVLIEQGHARGAPVIECDFPSHGNLMGRIEHVAQFGTLVTDHMLIKRGDLHRANGGYLLVDARKLLMEPFAWQELKRALTSGEIPIEQPGAHAAVMYTQTLQPQPVALDVKVVLFGDRMIYSLLQAYDAEFAELFKVAVDFAETMDRDSATENAFGRAIGQMARRHQMKSLNCDAVCRIIEHASRLAGDQGKLSTHMRSILDVLTEADHVAGRAEHAVIERDDVDAAIDAMIRRIDRPRELLQERIDDGTVLIDTSGAKVGQVNGLAVLDAGGFLFGKPNRISARVRLGKGEVVDIERQVELGGPLHTKGVMILSGYLGAKYTPNQPLALSATLVFEQSYGPVDGDSASSTELYALLSALSGVAIDQGKAVTGSVNQFGQVQAIGGVNEKIEGFFEACEADGLTGAQGVLIPASNARHLMLREDVVAAIGAGRFHVWPVETIDQGIALLTGVEAGAADDSGAYPPGSINAKVAARLAELAAAAKEFGRAMRGEG, from the coding sequence ATGGCCACGCCATCAGGCCTGCCGGCCGACAAGGTCTATCGCCGCTGCATGCCCGACTGCCTGTCGTTCGAGACCACGGCCGACCTGCCGGAGGGCGACGACTTCATCGGCCAGCCGCGGGCGGAGGAATCGGTCGGCTTCGGCATCGCCATCGACCGGCCCGGCTACAACATGTTCGTCATGGGCCGCGACGGCTCCGGCCGCGCCACCCTGATCGGCCGCTTCCTGCGCGGCGAGGCGCGCGGCCGGCCGGCGCCGAAGGACTGGGTCTACGTCCACAACTTCGCCGAGCCGAACCGGCCGCATGCGCTGGCGCTGCCGCCGGGCCAGGGCCAGACGCTGCGCCGCGAGCTGGAGGAGATGATCGAGGACCTGCGCGCCGCGATCCCGGCCGCGTTCGAGGGCGAGGCCTATCGCCAGCAGGTCGCCCGGCTCGAGGCGACGATGAAGCAGCAGCAGGAGGGCATGCTGAAGATGCTGGCCGGCGAGGCGGAGCAGCGCGGGCTGCTGCTGACGCGCACGCCGTCCGGCCTGGCCTTCCTGCCGGCGCAGGACGGCAAGCCGATGGAGCCCGACGCCTTCCGGGCGCTGCCGGAAGAGGCGCGCGCCGCGCTGGAACAGGCGATGGAGGCGATGACCGACCGCATGCGCGAGGCGATGCGCGAGAGCCACAAGACCGAGCGCGACCTGCGCGAGGCGCTGCGCAAGCTGAACCGCGAGACGGTGGCCAACGCGGTGTCGCCGGTGATGGCCGACCTGCGCGAGATGTTCGGCGCGCTGCCGGCGGTGGTCTCGCACCTCGCCTCGGTCGAACGCGACGTGATCGAGAACGCCCAGGCCGTGCTCAACGCGCTGACCGCGACCGAGCCGGGGCAGGCGCAGGTGCAGGCGGCCGCCCAGGGCCAGCCCGCCGGCGACCAGGCCGCGGCCGCCGCCGGCTTCCTGCGCCGCTATGCCGTCAACGTGCTGATCGAGCAGGGCCACGCCCGCGGCGCGCCGGTGATCGAATGCGACTTCCCCTCGCACGGCAACCTGATGGGCCGGATCGAGCATGTCGCCCAGTTCGGCACGCTGGTTACCGATCACATGCTGATCAAGCGCGGCGACCTGCACCGGGCCAACGGCGGCTACCTGCTGGTCGACGCGCGCAAGCTGCTGATGGAGCCGTTCGCCTGGCAGGAGCTGAAGCGGGCGCTGACCAGCGGCGAGATCCCGATCGAGCAGCCGGGCGCGCACGCCGCGGTGATGTACACCCAGACGCTGCAGCCGCAGCCGGTGGCGCTGGACGTCAAGGTGGTGCTGTTCGGCGACCGCATGATCTACAGCCTGCTGCAGGCCTATGACGCCGAGTTCGCCGAGCTGTTCAAGGTGGCGGTCGACTTCGCCGAGACCATGGACCGCGACTCCGCCACCGAGAACGCCTTCGGCCGCGCCATCGGCCAGATGGCCCGCCGCCACCAGATGAAGAGCCTGAACTGCGACGCGGTCTGCCGCATCATCGAGCACGCCTCGCGGCTGGCCGGCGACCAGGGCAAGCTCAGCACCCACATGCGCTCCATCCTCGACGTGCTGACCGAGGCCGACCACGTCGCCGGCCGCGCCGAGCATGCGGTGATCGAGCGCGACGACGTCGATGCGGCGATCGACGCGATGATCCGGCGCATCGACCGCCCGCGCGAACTGCTGCAGGAGCGCATCGACGACGGCACCGTGCTGATCGACACCAGCGGCGCCAAGGTCGGCCAGGTCAACGGGCTGGCCGTGCTCGACGCCGGCGGCTTCCTGTTCGGCAAGCCCAACCGCATCTCCGCCCGAGTCCGCCTCGGCAAGGGCGAGGTGGTCGACATCGAGCGACAGGTCGAGCTGGGCGGGCCTTTGCACACCAAGGGCGTGATGATCCTGTCCGGCTATCTCGGCGCCAAGTACACGCCGAACCAGCCGCTGGCGCTGTCGGCCACCCTGGTGTTCGAGCAGTCCTACGGCCCGGTCGACGGCGACAGCGCCTCGTCGACCGAGCTGTACGCGCTGCTGTCGGCGCTGTCCGGCGTGGCGATCGACCAGGGCAAGGCGGTCACCGGCTCGGTCAACCAGTTCGGCCAGGTGCAGGCGATCGGCGGGGTCAACGAGAAGATCGAAGGCTTCTTCGAGGCCTGCGAGGCCGACGGGCTGACCGGCGCGCAGGGGGTGCTGATCCCGGCGTCCAACGCGCGCCACCTGATGCTGCGCGAGGACGTGGTCGCCGCCATCGGCGCCGGCCGCTTCCACGTCTGGCCGGTGGAGACCATCGACCAGGGCATCGCGCTGCTGACCGGCGTCGAGGCCGGCGCGGCCGACGACAGCGGCGCCTATCCGCCCGGCAGCATCAACGCCAAGGTCGCCGCGCGCCTGGCCGAGCTGGCCGCGGCGGCAAAGGAGTTCGGCCGCGCGATGCGGGGGGAGGGCTGA